The Geomonas agri genome contains the following window.
GGGAGGGAGAGGGTGGTTAGTGCTCGCAGGGGAGCAGCACGGTGAAACTGCTGCCGCGGCCTGGTACGCTCTCCACGTCGATGCAACCGCCGTGTTCCCTGATGATGCCGTAACTGACCGACAATCCCAACCCGGTGCCGTTGGCCTTAGTCGTGTAGAAGGGGTTGAACACCTGCCTCAGGTTCTCCAACTGGATCCCCACCCCGGTGTCGGAAATCTTCACTTCGTAGTTGTCCCCACTCCCCACTGGCGCGCTCCTGATGTCGAGTACGCCCCCGTCGGGCATCGCCTGTACCGCGTTCAGGATCAGGTTGGTGAACACCTGCCGTAGCTGGTCCTGGTCCCCTTCGATGACGGCAACTTCCTCCGCGTAGAACTCGAATACCTTGATCTTCTCCAGGGAAACCTGGTGACCGATCTGCCCCACGATCTCGTGCAACAGCTCGTTCAGGGGCACTTCGCCGCGCTCCATCTGCTCGCGCCGGGCGAACTTCAACAGGTTGGACACGATCCGCTCCACCCGCTTCACCTGCTGGAAGATGGTGTCCACCTCCTCCCGGTTGGGCGCGTCCTCGGGGACGGAAAGCTGCAAAAGCTCGGTGTTGCCACGGATGATGGCCATGGGGTTGTTGATCTCGTGGGCAACGCCCGCCGCCAGCTCGCCGATGGCGGCTAACTTCTCGACCCGCAATAACTCCTCGCGCGTCTGCACCAGGAGCCGGTTCTTCTCCTCCAGTTCAGCGGTCCTCAGCTGCACCTTCTGCTCCAGGTTCCGGTTCAGCTCGATGATGCTGTCCTCGCGCTCGGCGAGCGATTGGCTCATGTCGTTGAAGCGCTCGGCCAGGTCGCCGATCTCATCGCGCGAGTCGATGGTGCTCTTCACGTCCCGCTCGCCCGCCGCCACCCGCCGCGTCAAGAGCTCCAGTTCCTTGATCGGCTGCGCCAGCTTCCTCCCAAGGAAGCCGGACATGGACACCCCGGTCAGTCCGCTCAAGAGAAGCACGAAGCTCAAGAGGACGGCCATGTCGGTCTTGACCGCAGAGTAGTGGCTCTCCAGCATCCCCACGTAGAGCGCACCTATCGGGACCCCTTGCAGCGACAGGATCGGCTCGTAAGCGGTCAGGTACCAGTCGTTGACCACGAATGCCCGTCCCACCCACTTCGCCCCTTTCAGGAGGACGCGGTCGTACACCGGTGCCGAGAGCTTGGTACCGATGGCGCGGCTGCCGTCGGTATTGGGGACGTTGGTGGCGATCCGGACGTCGCCCTGGAAGATGGTCGAGTTGCCCACGTCGCGGCCGTTGGACTTGGCCCCTTCGTAGACGACGGTTTTGATCTTGTCCACCAGCTTCTTGTTGTTGTTCAACAAAACGCCGCCGTAGAGAGCGCCCACCACGTTGCCGGCCTGGTCCCGCACCGGGGCAGCAACAAAGAGGAACATGGCGCCGTTGAGCGGGGTTGGCGGGGTCGGATCGGACTTGGTCCCGGCAACCTGGACGTGCGCCTGGCGCACCAGTTCCTCACCCTCCAGTGTCAGTTCCGCAGTCGGGATGATGGTGGTGCCGCTCACCAGCTCTCCCTTGAGCGCCCTCACTATGAACTGGTTACGCATTTTGTCGTCGCCAAACTGCTTCGGGTTATTGGCCCGGAAGATAACCTTGCCCGAGGCGTCCACCGCGGCCAAAACGTCCAGGTGCTCGCTTTTGCGCACCGGCGAAAGGGTGGCGGCCAAGGCACGCTGGTCGGCGGCGATGACGGTCTCGGAGGTCCTGCCGAAGGAGGCGGAGAGCTTTACGGCATCGTAGAGACGAGTCAACTCGTTCAGGTAGGCCTCCCGAGCGACTGAGAGGTCGTAGCGCACCTTCTCCTGGGCTTGGGCGGCCACCTTAGCGCTCAGGATGAAGACGCCGGCCATCCAGCAGATCAGGATGGCGATCGCCAGCGGGATCAGCGTGGCGACCGTGAGCTTGGTCTTGATTGGAAAACGGAGCCTAGGGATATTCATGAGGGGATGGTGATCTCGTATTCCGCGATCTTGCGATCGAGTGTCTTTCTGGAAATCCCCAGGATCTCGGCGGAACGGCTCTTGTGGTAGCCCGTGCCGAGCAGGGTGCGCTCGATGTGTGCTTTCTCCATGTTCTCCAGAGACACCAGTTGTGGCTCGGCTGGTGCCGCAGCAGCTTTTTGTTGCCTACGCCAGATGGGGAGTTCCTTGGGGGTCACCAGCGGGGTGCGGGCCAGGATGACTGCGCGCTCCATAACGTTTTCCAGCTCGCGGATGTTGCCGGGCCAGTCGTAACCGCACAGGATGTGCAGCGCCTCCGGCGTGACGCCGGTCACCTCCTTCTTCATCTTGAGGCTGTATTTCTTCAGGAAGTGCTGGGCCAAGGGCTCGATGTCGTCCTTTCTCTCGCGCAGCGGGGGGAGGGGGATGTTGATGACGTTGAGGCGGTAGTAGAGGTCCTCGCGGAACCTGCCGGCGCGCACCTCCTCCTCGAGATCCTTGTTGGTGGCGGCCACGAAGCGGATGTCGGCGCTCTTGGCACGGGTCGCGCCCACGGGGATGAAGTCGCGCTCCTGTATCACGCGCAAGAGCTTTGCCTGGATGGGGAGGCTCATGTCGCCGATCTCGTCCATGAACAGGGTGCCGCCGTCGGCCTCCTCCAGGAGTCCCTTCTGGTGCGTGATGGCACCGGTGAAGGCGCCGCGCACGTGCCCGAAGAGTTGGCTCTCCAAAAGCGTTTCGGTGAGGGCGGCGCAGTTGATGGAGAGGAAACGGCGCTCGCGCCGGGGGCTGTTGTAGTGGATGGCGCCGGCGATGAGCTCCTTGCCGGTGCCGGACTCGCCCAGCACCAGGATGTTGGCCTCGCTGGCCGCCACCTGCAAGGTGAGGTCGTAGGTCTCCTGGAACACGGCACTTCTGAAGATGATGGCGTCCTGCAGGATGGGCTTGCCCAACTCGGTCTTGAGCGCCCGGTTCTCCTGCAGCAGTTGCTCCTTCTCCAAGGCGTTTTTCAGGACGCTCAGGATCTTCTCCTTGGGGAAGGGCTTGGTGACGTAGTCGTAGGCCCCCAGCTTGATGGCCTCCACCGCGGCATCGATGGTGCCGAAGGCGGTCATGATGATGACGGGAAGCGATGGCCTGAGTTGCTTGACCTCCTGGAGCACGCTGATGCCGTCCAGGTCGGGCATCCTGACGTCCTGCAGGATCAGGTCGGCGTCGCCGAGATCCCCCTCACGCAGCCGGCGCAAAAGCTGTGCACCGGCGTTGAAGGTCTCCACGGAGTACCCCTGGGTCTGCAACAGCTTCTTCAGGTAGATGAGGATCCCTTCCTCGTCATCGCAGATGAGAATTCGTTCTTGTGTCATTTTGGGGCGTTCCTCGCTTCATTACCGCGCCGTTGCTGGAGGAGTCGTCTTGGACAAAATGTCACACATTTTGACAAAACGACGCATTTGTTAATTAATATCAATCTTTCTAAAATTCCCGACTGGCGCTGACAACATTATCATTTCGAAGGTTTACGGTACACAACTATTTTTATAGTAAACGTTTACGCGCTGGCATGGCAATTGCCGTATACGCGGTGCTTATCCAGCGTCGACGACGTTTATCATGGAAAAAGGAGAGATTCAACATGGCAGTTTCACGACGGGAGTTTCTGCAGGGGGGGGCGGCTGCGGCGGCACTGATCCTCTCCGGCAAAAAAGCGGAAGCGGGCGGCGCAGACGCTCCGCAGATGCGCACCAAGGGGCTGAAAAGCTCGACCACCATCTGTCCTTTCTGCGCGGTAGGTTGCGGGCTTGTGGTGCATACCAAGAACGGCAAGATCGTGAACATCGAGGGGGACACCCAGCACCCGATCAACCAGGGTGCACTCTGTTCGAAGGGTAGCGCGCTGTTCCAGGTGGCCAACAACGAGCGTCGCCTGCAGAAGG
Protein-coding sequences here:
- a CDS encoding cache domain-containing protein; protein product: MNIPRLRFPIKTKLTVATLIPLAIAILICWMAGVFILSAKVAAQAQEKVRYDLSVAREAYLNELTRLYDAVKLSASFGRTSETVIAADQRALAATLSPVRKSEHLDVLAAVDASGKVIFRANNPKQFGDDKMRNQFIVRALKGELVSGTTIIPTAELTLEGEELVRQAHVQVAGTKSDPTPPTPLNGAMFLFVAAPVRDQAGNVVGALYGGVLLNNNKKLVDKIKTVVYEGAKSNGRDVGNSTIFQGDVRIATNVPNTDGSRAIGTKLSAPVYDRVLLKGAKWVGRAFVVNDWYLTAYEPILSLQGVPIGALYVGMLESHYSAVKTDMAVLLSFVLLLSGLTGVSMSGFLGRKLAQPIKELELLTRRVAAGERDVKSTIDSRDEIGDLAERFNDMSQSLAEREDSIIELNRNLEQKVQLRTAELEEKNRLLVQTREELLRVEKLAAIGELAAGVAHEINNPMAIIRGNTELLQLSVPEDAPNREEVDTIFQQVKRVERIVSNLLKFARREQMERGEVPLNELLHEIVGQIGHQVSLEKIKVFEFYAEEVAVIEGDQDQLRQVFTNLILNAVQAMPDGGVLDIRSAPVGSGDNYEVKISDTGVGIQLENLRQVFNPFYTTKANGTGLGLSVSYGIIREHGGCIDVESVPGRGSSFTVLLPCEH
- a CDS encoding sigma-54-dependent transcriptional regulator, producing MTQERILICDDEEGILIYLKKLLQTQGYSVETFNAGAQLLRRLREGDLGDADLILQDVRMPDLDGISVLQEVKQLRPSLPVIIMTAFGTIDAAVEAIKLGAYDYVTKPFPKEKILSVLKNALEKEQLLQENRALKTELGKPILQDAIIFRSAVFQETYDLTLQVAASEANILVLGESGTGKELIAGAIHYNSPRRERRFLSINCAALTETLLESQLFGHVRGAFTGAITHQKGLLEEADGGTLFMDEIGDMSLPIQAKLLRVIQERDFIPVGATRAKSADIRFVAATNKDLEEEVRAGRFREDLYYRLNVINIPLPPLRERKDDIEPLAQHFLKKYSLKMKKEVTGVTPEALHILCGYDWPGNIRELENVMERAVILARTPLVTPKELPIWRRQQKAAAAPAEPQLVSLENMEKAHIERTLLGTGYHKSRSAEILGISRKTLDRKIAEYEITIPS